The following proteins are encoded in a genomic region of Actinomadura sp. NAK00032:
- a CDS encoding transcriptional regulator codes for MNLDPVIHTPARLQMVSLLATATEAEFGFIRDSLGLSDSVVSKHASALEKAGYVEIRKGYVGKRPRTWFKLTREGRRAFDEYVATLQRIVGRPLADTPADDDR; via the coding sequence ATGAACCTCGACCCGGTGATCCACACCCCCGCGCGGCTGCAGATGGTCTCCCTGCTGGCGACCGCGACCGAGGCCGAGTTCGGCTTCATCCGCGACAGCCTCGGCCTGAGCGACTCGGTGGTGTCCAAGCACGCGAGCGCGCTGGAGAAGGCCGGCTACGTCGAGATCCGCAAGGGCTACGTCGGCAAGCGCCCCCGCACCTGGTTCAAGCTCACCCGCGAGGGCCGCCGCGCGTTCGACGAGTACGTCGCCACGCTCCAGCGGATCGTCGGGCGGCCCCTCGCCGATACCCCGGCGGACGACGACCGCTGA